A single genomic interval of bacterium Unc6 harbors:
- a CDS encoding ribosomal RNA small subunit methyltransferase A, which yields MPENLSQIKQTLKQIGIRPSKRLGQNFLCDKNICHKVVCCLDNRLPVLEIGAGLGMLTSALCEKKYDVTAVEYDRKLYEWLCEKFKGDNFVRIVFCDILKFNTVDFAKQKGGVINIIGNIPYSISSPLIFQIIKNSNFIEKAVLTLQKEVAERLISKPSKKSYGRLSVMFQYRAYARHIMNISSSSFYPIPKVDSGVLEIGFYKEPRFNIIDEGLFFKVVKLAFLHRRKMLLNTLKGSFENITEILKQVDVNPQKRAEELSVEDFVKISNKLVQKNSKACG from the coding sequence ATGCCTGAAAATCTTTCTCAAATCAAACAAACACTAAAACAGATTGGTATAAGACCTTCAAAAAGATTGGGGCAGAATTTTCTTTGTGATAAAAATATCTGTCACAAGGTTGTGTGTTGTTTAGATAACAGGCTTCCTGTTCTTGAAATAGGCGCCGGGTTGGGGATGCTCACCTCTGCTCTTTGCGAAAAAAAGTATGATGTTACCGCAGTTGAATACGATAGAAAACTTTATGAATGGCTATGCGAAAAATTCAAAGGAGATAATTTTGTAAGGATTGTGTTTTGTGATATTCTTAAATTTAATACAGTAGACTTTGCAAAGCAAAAAGGGGGGGTGATAAATATCATTGGCAATATTCCATACAGTATATCAAGCCCCTTAATTTTTCAGATTATAAAAAATTCTAATTTTATAGAAAAAGCTGTTCTTACATTGCAGAAAGAGGTTGCTGAAAGGCTTATTTCAAAACCGTCAAAAAAATCTTACGGAAGATTAAGTGTTATGTTCCAGTATAGGGCATATGCAAGACACATTATGAATATTTCTTCGTCATCTTTTTATCCCATACCGAAAGTTGATTCAGGTGTTCTTGAGATAGGTTTTTATAAAGAGCCAAGGTTTAATATAATTGATGAGGGCCTGTTTTTTAAAGTAGTTAAACTTGCGTTTTTACATAGAAGGAAGATGCTTTTAAATACGCTCAAAGGGAGTTTTGAAAATATAACGGAAATTTTAAAACAGGTAGATGTAAATCCTCAAAAAAGGGCAGAAGAATTATCTGTGGAAGACTTTGTAAAAATCTCAAACAAGTTAGTGCAAAAAAATAGTAAGGCTTGTGGATAA